From one Tsukamurella tyrosinosolvens genomic stretch:
- a CDS encoding CopD family protein encodes MTSLTLHLAAAAPAAPPLWRILTQVGYFGALALAGGLFLAVAFLLPAAARGGAADRALRGLAPYVAAFTAVAAYAQYAGRIARSKLGVSFAESLSPANFGAYLDLPREKGAWISAAAMATVQLGLFALAVVLLVVVWRLRGRVAAPVAGAGFAVVMLAASAPSLTTAVVGMDAAANRVLKLAHILACVVWLGGLFVLAAAGLRARRSGADGAGAFERMWVRFSAWAMGAVIAVGVSGLWLTWVHVGSFAQFVTTPYGRYLLIKLVLVAGMVAAGVYNVRVLIPAIRRARLAGDEDTVVRLVLHHFPKVVAAEAVAGIGVLLVVPFLSGSARKQADGAAAGPFDWETFGIGALLVVLLIAACTAAVRLGADRPAAAAGAPAA; translated from the coding sequence ATGACGAGCCTTACCTTGCATCTCGCGGCGGCCGCTCCGGCCGCCCCTCCGCTGTGGCGCATCCTCACCCAGGTGGGGTACTTCGGTGCGCTGGCGCTCGCCGGCGGCCTGTTCCTCGCCGTCGCCTTCCTGCTCCCGGCCGCGGCGCGGGGCGGCGCGGCCGACCGCGCCCTGCGGGGTCTGGCCCCGTACGTCGCGGCGTTCACCGCGGTCGCCGCCTATGCGCAGTACGCGGGGCGCATCGCGCGGAGCAAGCTGGGCGTCTCCTTCGCGGAGTCGCTCTCGCCGGCGAACTTCGGCGCGTACCTCGACCTGCCGAGGGAGAAGGGGGCGTGGATCTCCGCGGCGGCGATGGCGACGGTGCAGCTCGGCCTGTTCGCGCTCGCCGTCGTGCTCCTGGTGGTCGTGTGGCGGCTCCGCGGCCGGGTCGCGGCGCCCGTCGCGGGCGCGGGCTTCGCGGTCGTGATGCTCGCCGCGTCGGCGCCCAGCCTCACCACGGCGGTGGTGGGCATGGACGCCGCGGCCAATCGCGTGCTCAAGCTGGCGCACATCCTGGCCTGCGTCGTCTGGCTCGGCGGGCTGTTCGTGCTCGCGGCGGCGGGCCTGCGGGCGCGGCGCTCCGGCGCCGACGGCGCGGGAGCCTTCGAGCGGATGTGGGTGCGGTTCAGCGCGTGGGCGATGGGCGCGGTCATCGCGGTCGGCGTCAGCGGACTCTGGCTGACGTGGGTGCACGTCGGATCGTTCGCGCAGTTCGTCACCACGCCCTACGGCCGGTACCTGCTGATCAAGCTGGTCCTGGTCGCGGGCATGGTCGCCGCGGGCGTCTACAACGTGCGCGTCCTCATCCCCGCGATCCGGCGGGCGCGCCTCGCCGGCGACGAGGACACCGTCGTCCGGCTGGTCCTGCACCACTTCCCGAAGGTCGTCGCGGCCGAGGCCGTCGCCGGCATCGGAGTCCTGCTCGTCGTGCCCTTCCTGTCGGGCTCCGCGCGCAAGCAGGCCGACGGTGCCGCCGCCGGGCCCTTCGATTGGGAGACCTTCGGTATCGGCGCGCTCCTCGTGGTGCTGCTCATCGCTGCGTGCACCGCTGCGGTCCGGCTCGGCGCCGACCGCCCCGCCGCCGCGGCGGGTGCCCCCGCGGCGTAG
- a CDS encoding MFS transporter — translation MTATMSHETPSTEIHSPAPTLMSVAGRSYFPVAFVARLPFAMMVVGVLTLVVAGRDSLAFGGLSSAMVGIGSAAVGPLVGAAADRFGQRRTVLAAGIANSLALLLMTWVVFSPLPGWAVLASAALVGASAPQVGPMSRSRLVTMITTKLPEGRRVRTLLSVMAYESAADEVIFVFGPVIVGLLATTMSPAAPMIGAAVLTVLFVSAFALHPSGRAAEQHADGAVIQAPARELANPLLFTVIAGVFGMGLFFGSTLTGLTAFMRDAGNAESAGLFYGVMGVGSAALALGSALLPERFSIAARWVSFATVLVFGAVLIAAAPSLPLLVAGLAIAGIGVGPTLVTEFSLGAERSPVGRSATVMTILGSSLILGQSLASAVNGALAENVGTAAAQCAPLVAALVVLGAGIANAVLSRRQSAAAGTAGDQPGPFTT, via the coding sequence GTGACCGCCACCATGTCCCACGAGACGCCCTCCACGGAGATCCACTCCCCCGCACCGACGCTGATGTCGGTCGCGGGCCGCAGCTACTTCCCCGTGGCCTTCGTCGCACGTCTCCCGTTCGCCATGATGGTGGTCGGCGTGCTGACGCTGGTGGTCGCGGGCCGGGACTCGCTCGCCTTCGGCGGGCTGAGCTCGGCGATGGTCGGCATCGGCTCCGCCGCCGTCGGTCCGCTCGTCGGGGCGGCGGCCGACCGGTTCGGCCAGCGCCGGACGGTGCTCGCCGCGGGGATCGCGAACAGCCTTGCGCTGCTGCTCATGACGTGGGTCGTCTTCAGCCCCCTGCCCGGCTGGGCGGTGCTCGCATCGGCGGCACTGGTCGGGGCGAGCGCCCCACAGGTCGGGCCGATGTCGCGCAGCCGCCTGGTCACGATGATCACCACGAAGCTCCCGGAGGGGCGCCGGGTGCGGACGCTGCTGTCCGTGATGGCGTACGAGTCCGCCGCGGACGAGGTGATCTTCGTCTTCGGCCCCGTCATCGTCGGCCTGCTCGCGACCACGATGTCGCCCGCAGCCCCGATGATCGGAGCCGCGGTGCTGACCGTGCTCTTCGTCTCGGCGTTCGCCCTGCACCCCAGCGGGCGGGCCGCAGAGCAGCACGCCGACGGCGCGGTCATCCAGGCTCCGGCGCGCGAGCTCGCGAATCCCCTGCTGTTCACCGTGATCGCCGGCGTCTTCGGCATGGGCCTGTTCTTCGGGTCCACCCTCACCGGCCTCACCGCCTTCATGCGCGACGCGGGCAACGCCGAGTCCGCGGGCCTGTTCTACGGCGTCATGGGCGTCGGCTCCGCCGCGCTCGCCCTCGGCTCGGCGCTGCTCCCCGAGCGGTTCAGCATCGCCGCACGCTGGGTGAGCTTCGCGACGGTGCTGGTCTTCGGTGCCGTCCTCATCGCCGCCGCGCCGTCGCTGCCGCTGCTCGTGGCCGGCCTCGCCATCGCGGGCATCGGCGTCGGCCCGACGCTGGTGACCGAGTTCAGCCTGGGCGCCGAGCGCAGCCCGGTGGGCCGCTCCGCCACCGTCATGACGATCCTCGGCAGCAGCCTGATCCTGGGCCAGTCGCTGGCGTCGGCAGTGAACGGGGCGCTCGCGGAGAACGTCGGCACCGCGGCGGCGCAGTGCGCGCCGCTGGTCGCAGCCCTCGTCGTGCTGGGTGCGGGGATCGCGAACGCGGTGCTCTCCCGTCGTCAGTCGGCCGCGGCCGGTACCGCCGGCGACCAGCCCGGCCCCTTCACCACGTAA
- a CDS encoding sterol desaturase family protein: protein MFDLIRAAIPVFVLCLALEYLSFRFRPDDDELGYDLRDARTSLTMGIGNVVINLGWKLVVLAALAGAYLLAPVHLPATNPLTWVLLFVADDLAYYWYHRTHHTVRVLWASHVVHHSSRFYNLSTALRQTWTPFTALPYWIPLALIGIPPWMILLQQSVSLLYQFFIHTERVGKLWRPVEFVMNTPSHHRVHHGSNAAYLDRNYGGILILWDRLFGTFEPEGERVRFGLTKNIDTHNPLKVATHEYAAIARDVRGARSWRDRWGYVVKGPGWSPAVPAAAD from the coding sequence GTGTTCGACCTCATCCGCGCCGCCATCCCGGTGTTCGTCCTGTGCCTCGCGCTCGAGTACCTCTCGTTCCGGTTCCGGCCGGACGACGACGAGCTCGGCTACGACCTGCGCGATGCGCGCACGAGCCTCACGATGGGCATCGGCAACGTCGTCATCAACCTGGGCTGGAAGCTGGTGGTGCTGGCCGCGCTGGCCGGCGCGTACCTGCTCGCGCCGGTGCACCTCCCGGCCACGAACCCGCTCACCTGGGTGCTGCTGTTCGTCGCCGACGACCTCGCCTACTACTGGTACCACCGCACCCACCACACCGTCCGCGTGTTGTGGGCGAGCCACGTGGTGCACCACTCGAGCCGGTTCTACAACCTCTCGACGGCGCTGCGCCAGACGTGGACGCCCTTCACCGCGCTGCCCTACTGGATCCCGCTGGCGCTCATCGGCATCCCGCCGTGGATGATCCTCCTGCAGCAGTCGGTGAGCCTGCTCTACCAGTTCTTCATCCACACCGAGCGCGTCGGGAAGCTGTGGCGGCCGGTCGAATTCGTGATGAACACCCCGTCGCACCACCGCGTGCACCACGGCTCGAACGCGGCGTACCTCGACCGCAACTACGGCGGCATCCTCATCCTCTGGGACCGCCTGTTCGGCACGTTCGAGCCGGAGGGGGAGCGGGTGCGGTTCGGGCTGACGAAGAACATCGACACGCACAACCCGCTCAAGGTTGCGACGCACGAGTACGCGGCGATCGCGCGGGACGTGCGCGGCGCGCGCTCGTGGCGCGACCGGTGGGGTTACGTGGTGAAGGGGCCGGGCTGGTCGCCGGCGGTACCGGCCGCGGCCGACTGA
- a CDS encoding FadR/GntR family transcriptional regulator, with protein MDVTPIARTAVSDEVLARIVDEILSGRLAPGDPLPAERELAERFGVNRHAVREALKGVRQAGLVHIAQGGKTRVLDWRESAGLDVLSAVAAAGVVPPLRVLRDVTEMRRTIAADAARLCAERATAEEKDAIVALAQGYPDGGYTADAAFWTAVIDGSGNLAYRLALNTLLAGMRGVGERTFGALGLDGELLDRQAHLDLARHIADGAGDAAHRAASDLLAGIVAALDAASAAS; from the coding sequence ATGGACGTCACCCCCATCGCCAGGACCGCGGTCTCGGACGAGGTGCTCGCGCGCATCGTCGACGAGATCCTGTCCGGACGCCTCGCCCCGGGCGACCCGCTGCCCGCGGAGCGCGAACTCGCCGAGCGCTTCGGCGTGAACCGGCACGCGGTCCGCGAAGCCCTCAAGGGGGTGCGGCAGGCGGGACTCGTGCACATCGCTCAGGGCGGCAAGACGCGCGTCCTCGATTGGCGGGAGAGCGCCGGGCTCGACGTGCTCAGCGCCGTCGCCGCCGCGGGCGTCGTGCCCCCGCTGCGCGTCCTGCGCGACGTCACCGAGATGCGCCGCACCATCGCCGCCGACGCCGCGCGGCTGTGTGCCGAGCGCGCGACCGCGGAGGAGAAGGACGCGATCGTCGCGCTCGCGCAGGGCTATCCCGACGGCGGGTACACCGCCGACGCCGCCTTCTGGACCGCCGTGATCGACGGCTCAGGAAACCTCGCCTACCGGCTCGCGCTCAACACTCTTCTCGCCGGCATGCGGGGCGTGGGGGAGCGGACCTTCGGCGCCCTCGGGCTCGACGGTGAGCTACTGGATCGGCAGGCGCACCTCGACCTCGCCCGGCACATCGCCGATGGTGCCGGCGACGCCGCGCACCGCGCCGCCTCCGACCTCCTGGCCGGGATCGTCGCCGCCCTCGACGCCGCCTCGGCGGCCTCCTAG
- a CDS encoding NUDIX domain-containing protein, with amino-acid sequence MTTTSAGLLLFRRTDGTVEVLLGHMGGPFWSRKDAHAWSIPKGLYTDEEPLAAAEREFAEELGSPAPPGPTVPLGSVRQSGGKTVTAYAREGDFDATTIHSNEFELEWPRGSGRMQSFPEIDRAGWFSAEEAAEKLVKAQSAFLDRLREHLSGA; translated from the coding sequence GTGACCACGACCAGTGCCGGACTCCTGCTGTTCCGCCGCACCGACGGCACCGTCGAGGTGCTGCTCGGGCACATGGGCGGCCCGTTCTGGAGCCGCAAGGACGCGCACGCCTGGTCGATCCCCAAGGGCCTGTACACCGACGAGGAGCCCCTCGCCGCGGCGGAGCGCGAGTTCGCCGAGGAGCTGGGCTCGCCCGCCCCGCCCGGCCCGACGGTGCCCTTGGGCTCCGTCCGGCAGTCCGGAGGCAAGACGGTGACCGCGTACGCCCGCGAGGGCGATTTCGACGCGACGACGATCCACTCCAACGAATTCGAGCTGGAGTGGCCGCGCGGTTCGGGCCGGATGCAGAGCTTCCCGGAGATCGACCGTGCCGGCTGGTTCAGCGCCGAGGAGGCCGCGGAGAAGCTGGTGAAGGCGCAGTCGGCGTTCCTCGACCGGCTGCGGGAGCACCTGTCCGGAGCGTGA
- a CDS encoding MFS transporter, whose amino-acid sequence MTRLESGYERVLATVAASTLLAMLAYAGPLGNAVTLNSALRAGPAAATWILASMSVGLAAALVTAGVVADRIGHRRVFLAGAAVFVAANLACAAVASAPLFVAARILAGVGAAGMIATGLGLLAAVSEHDGHRARTAVWWSSSMGAGIALGPILTGVLDLAGAWRLFYVVLAAGGAALWLAARRIPARPAHNPDRPLDALGFVLLTAALTAAVAALVEARAGAGAAAAALGVGAVVLAAALVASQRYGRARLVDPGLFRRPRFLAATLAAFGTGIGVISAMSVAATFVVRGLGLSTLQAGALLALWAGTSAVAALGFSRLAGVLSGRTHLVGGLAGVALGLFLTAGLSDGASPLRLVPGLLVAGIASGLLNTGLAREAIASVPAADAAMGSGVNNTARYVGSALGITIAGVLAAGTGAVAGWNHIALAAAAVSLACALGVAALTLRTGAPAAGRGTPTAPSPASPRPPRR is encoded by the coding sequence ATGACCAGACTGGAATCGGGGTACGAGCGGGTCCTCGCGACCGTCGCGGCGAGCACGCTGCTGGCGATGCTCGCCTACGCCGGGCCGCTCGGCAACGCCGTGACGCTCAACTCCGCACTGCGCGCAGGCCCGGCCGCGGCCACGTGGATCCTGGCCTCGATGAGCGTCGGGCTCGCCGCGGCGCTGGTCACCGCGGGGGTGGTCGCCGACCGCATCGGCCACCGGCGGGTCTTCCTCGCCGGTGCCGCCGTCTTCGTCGCCGCGAACCTCGCGTGTGCGGCCGTCGCCTCGGCGCCGCTGTTCGTGGCCGCCCGGATCCTCGCGGGCGTCGGCGCCGCCGGCATGATCGCCACCGGCCTGGGCCTCCTGGCCGCAGTGAGCGAGCACGACGGTCATCGCGCCCGCACCGCGGTGTGGTGGAGCTCGTCGATGGGTGCGGGCATCGCGCTCGGGCCGATCCTCACCGGTGTCCTCGACCTCGCCGGCGCGTGGCGCCTGTTCTACGTGGTACTCGCGGCGGGAGGCGCGGCGCTGTGGCTCGCCGCGCGCCGCATCCCCGCGCGGCCCGCGCACAATCCCGACCGACCGCTCGACGCACTCGGCTTCGTCTTGCTCACGGCGGCTCTCACGGCCGCGGTCGCGGCGCTGGTCGAGGCCCGCGCCGGCGCCGGCGCGGCGGCAGCCGCCCTCGGGGTGGGCGCCGTCGTGCTCGCCGCGGCACTCGTCGCGAGCCAGCGGTACGGCCGTGCGCGACTCGTCGACCCGGGGCTGTTCCGGCGGCCGCGGTTCCTCGCTGCGACCCTCGCGGCCTTCGGCACCGGTATCGGCGTCATCTCCGCGATGTCCGTCGCCGCCACCTTCGTCGTCCGCGGTCTCGGCCTCAGTACGCTGCAGGCCGGCGCCCTGCTCGCCCTGTGGGCCGGGACGAGCGCGGTGGCGGCGCTGGGCTTCTCGCGCCTCGCCGGGGTGCTGTCCGGCCGCACGCATCTCGTCGGAGGGCTGGCGGGAGTCGCGCTGGGCCTGTTCCTCACCGCGGGTCTGTCCGACGGTGCCTCCCCGCTCCGCCTCGTCCCGGGTCTCCTGGTCGCGGGTATCGCCTCCGGTCTGCTCAACACCGGACTGGCGCGCGAGGCGATCGCGAGCGTCCCCGCGGCCGATGCCGCGATGGGCAGCGGCGTGAACAACACGGCCCGCTACGTCGGCTCCGCGCTGGGCATCACGATCGCCGGCGTCCTCGCCGCGGGCACCGGCGCCGTCGCCGGCTGGAACCACATCGCGCTCGCCGCCGCTGCTGTCTCGCTGGCCTGCGCGCTGGGTGTCGCCGCGCTCACGCTCCGGACAGGTGCTCCCGCAGCCGGTCGAGGAACGCCGACTGCGCCTTCACCAGCTTCTCCGCGGCCTCCTCGGCGCTGA
- a CDS encoding winged helix-turn-helix transcriptional regulator, which produces MALGTGYEAQPCHLARALEVIGERWTMLILRDLFYGVRHFSDLLEHLDVSRGVLTERLDTLVAAGVVTRRKVGRTVEYELTPAGEELWPTLFGLIRWGRRHLDADFPARIFAHATCGTDLEESGLCPRCGIVPTVRDLDSRPGDGPNPRRRDDPVAVALRDRHRMLTPVP; this is translated from the coding sequence ATGGCACTCGGGACGGGATACGAGGCGCAGCCCTGCCACCTGGCACGCGCCCTCGAAGTGATCGGCGAGCGGTGGACGATGCTCATCCTGCGTGACCTCTTCTACGGCGTGCGCCACTTCAGCGACCTGCTGGAGCACCTCGACGTCTCGCGCGGCGTGCTCACCGAGCGCCTCGACACCCTGGTCGCCGCCGGGGTGGTGACCCGCCGCAAGGTGGGGCGGACCGTCGAATACGAGCTCACGCCCGCCGGCGAGGAGTTGTGGCCCACACTCTTCGGCCTCATCCGCTGGGGCCGCCGCCACCTCGACGCCGACTTCCCGGCGCGAATCTTCGCGCACGCCACCTGCGGGACCGACCTGGAGGAGTCCGGCCTGTGCCCGCGCTGCGGCATCGTGCCGACCGTGCGCGACCTGGATTCGCGCCCGGGCGACGGGCCGAACCCGCGGCGCCGCGACGATCCGGTCGCCGTCGCGCTGCGCGACCGGCACCGGATGCTGACGCCGGTCCCCTGA
- a CDS encoding DUF2630 family protein, translating to MTDDAVHTRIDALIAEEHALRDKLGAGEISESDEHARLQVLETQLDQAWDLLRQRRARREFGENPDGAAPRSTNTVENYRN from the coding sequence ATGACCGACGACGCAGTCCACACCCGGATCGACGCCCTCATCGCGGAGGAGCACGCGCTGCGGGACAAGCTCGGCGCGGGCGAGATCAGCGAGAGCGACGAGCACGCGCGGCTCCAGGTGCTCGAGACCCAGCTCGACCAGGCGTGGGACCTGCTGCGCCAGCGCCGCGCGCGGCGCGAGTTCGGCGAGAACCCGGACGGTGCGGCGCCCCGGTCGACGAACACCGTGGAGAACTACCGCAACTGA
- a CDS encoding DsbA family protein, whose amino-acid sequence MSKGKNAKYVPAKQSNTMTYVLGGIAVLVVIVVVIGGVLLLSKKEGTPADKAQAAIDKATPAFVLGKADAPTKLTFFEDPYCPACGNMERQYGEQITKAIDDGKLQVKFFMLSFLNRNSPSGDYSDRAAGGLLAIAKSSLPDDQKQKAWMGAHTAMYANQPEEGKGDKTNAEIATVLADGSKAKGVELPADVVAAIRDGKYTVESAQNAGTGSQVMQDIGSTGTPTVVHNGEKITVQGDWLTPLLK is encoded by the coding sequence GTGAGCAAGGGTAAGAACGCGAAGTACGTTCCCGCGAAGCAGTCCAACACCATGACCTACGTGCTGGGCGGCATCGCCGTCCTCGTGGTCATCGTGGTCGTCATCGGCGGCGTCCTGCTGCTGAGTAAGAAGGAGGGGACGCCCGCCGACAAGGCGCAGGCCGCCATCGACAAGGCGACCCCGGCCTTCGTGCTCGGCAAGGCCGACGCTCCCACGAAGCTGACCTTCTTCGAGGACCCGTACTGCCCCGCCTGCGGCAACATGGAGCGCCAGTACGGCGAGCAGATCACCAAGGCCATCGACGATGGCAAGCTGCAGGTGAAGTTCTTCATGCTCTCGTTCCTGAACCGCAACAGCCCGTCGGGCGACTACTCCGACCGCGCCGCGGGCGGCCTGCTGGCGATCGCCAAGTCCTCGCTGCCCGACGACCAGAAGCAGAAGGCATGGATGGGCGCGCACACCGCGATGTACGCCAACCAGCCCGAGGAGGGCAAGGGCGACAAGACCAACGCTGAGATCGCGACGGTCCTCGCCGACGGTTCCAAGGCCAAGGGCGTCGAGCTGCCCGCCGACGTCGTCGCCGCCATCCGCGACGGCAAGTACACCGTCGAGTCCGCGCAGAACGCCGGCACCGGCAGCCAGGTGATGCAGGACATCGGCAGCACCGGGACGCCGACCGTCGTGCACAACGGCGAGAAGATCACCGTGCAGGGCGACTGGCTGACCCCGCTCCTCAAGTAA
- the pgm gene encoding phosphoglucomutase (alpha-D-glucose-1,6-bisphosphate-dependent): protein MAHARAGQPALPEDLIDVEAVRAAYYSVAPDPGDPDQRVAFGTSGHRGTSLNGSFNENHIAATTQAIVEYRAAEGVRGPLYLAKDTHLLSGPAWETAVEVLAANGVDTLIDHDDRYTPTPALSHAILTFNRKHGGGVEADGIVVTPSHNPPADGGFKYNPPTGGPADTDATSAIAARANEILEGGLRDVRRIPLAQALASDAVQRFDFLDSYVGDLPSVLHLDKIRDAGVRIGADPLGGAAVGYWGAIGDRYNLDLTVVNPTVDPQFAFMTLDTDGKIRMDCSSPNAMASLIANKDQYDIATGNDADSDRHGIVTPDGGLMNPNHYLAVAIDYLFASRGGWRDDAAVGKTLVSSSMIDRVVAEQRRKLLEVPVGFKWFVPGLLDGSVGFGGEESAGASFLRHDGSVWTTDKDGIILALLASEILAVTGKSPSQHFAVLGEQYGVPAYARTDAPAGREQKAVLAKLSPEQVTADELAGEPITARLTRAPGNGAPIGGLKVTTESAWFAARPSGTEDVYKIYAESFRGAEHLAQVQAEAKALVDGVLGA from the coding sequence ATGGCGCATGCGCGTGCCGGCCAACCGGCCCTTCCCGAGGATCTGATCGACGTCGAAGCCGTTCGTGCTGCGTACTATTCGGTCGCACCGGACCCCGGCGATCCGGACCAGCGGGTGGCGTTCGGCACCTCGGGGCATCGCGGCACCTCCCTGAACGGCAGCTTCAACGAGAACCACATCGCGGCCACGACGCAGGCCATCGTCGAGTACCGCGCGGCGGAGGGCGTCCGCGGCCCGCTGTACCTCGCGAAGGACACGCACCTGCTGTCCGGCCCCGCGTGGGAGACGGCCGTGGAGGTGCTCGCGGCGAACGGCGTGGACACCCTCATCGACCACGACGACCGGTACACGCCGACGCCCGCGCTGAGCCACGCGATCCTCACCTTCAACCGCAAGCACGGCGGCGGCGTCGAGGCCGACGGCATCGTCGTCACCCCGTCGCACAACCCGCCCGCGGACGGCGGCTTCAAGTACAACCCGCCCACCGGCGGCCCCGCCGACACCGACGCGACGTCGGCGATCGCCGCCCGCGCCAACGAGATCCTCGAGGGCGGCCTCCGCGACGTGCGCCGGATCCCGCTCGCACAGGCCCTGGCGTCGGACGCGGTGCAGCGCTTCGACTTCCTCGATTCGTACGTCGGCGACCTGCCCTCGGTGCTGCACCTGGACAAGATCCGCGACGCGGGCGTCCGCATCGGCGCCGACCCGCTCGGCGGCGCGGCCGTCGGCTACTGGGGCGCGATCGGCGACCGGTACAACCTCGATCTCACCGTCGTCAACCCGACGGTCGACCCGCAGTTCGCGTTCATGACGCTCGACACCGACGGCAAGATCCGCATGGACTGCAGCTCGCCGAACGCCATGGCCTCGCTGATCGCGAACAAGGACCAGTACGACATCGCGACCGGCAACGACGCCGACTCCGACCGGCACGGCATCGTCACCCCCGACGGCGGGCTGATGAACCCGAACCACTATCTCGCCGTCGCCATCGACTACCTCTTCGCCTCGCGCGGCGGCTGGCGCGACGACGCCGCGGTCGGCAAGACGCTCGTCAGCTCATCCATGATCGACCGCGTGGTAGCGGAACAGCGCCGCAAGCTCCTCGAGGTCCCCGTCGGCTTCAAATGGTTCGTGCCCGGCCTGCTCGACGGGAGCGTCGGCTTCGGCGGCGAGGAGTCCGCCGGCGCCTCGTTCCTGCGGCACGACGGTTCCGTGTGGACCACCGACAAGGACGGCATCATCCTGGCGCTGCTCGCGTCGGAGATCCTGGCCGTCACCGGCAAGAGCCCGTCGCAGCACTTCGCGGTACTGGGGGAGCAGTACGGCGTGCCCGCCTACGCGCGCACGGACGCGCCCGCCGGCCGCGAGCAGAAGGCCGTGCTGGCGAAGCTCTCGCCCGAGCAGGTCACCGCGGACGAGCTCGCGGGGGAGCCGATCACCGCCAGGCTCACCCGCGCGCCCGGCAACGGTGCGCCCATCGGAGGCCTCAAGGTGACCACCGAGAGCGCGTGGTTCGCGGCGCGGCCGTCGGGCACGGAGGACGTGTACAAGATCTACGCCGAGTCCTTCCGCGGAGCGGAGCACCTCGCGCAGGTGCAGGCCGAGGCGAAGGCCCTCGTCGACGGTGTTCTCGGGGCCTGA